One stretch of Leishmania infantum JPCM5 genome chromosome 22 DNA includes these proteins:
- a CDS encoding putative 40S ribosomal protein S15: protein MASNITAERYEQLKKERTFHKFTYRGLEIDPLLALSEEEFRALVHARARRNMNRHVDRRPPVLLKRLREAKKHVKVGEKPKAVKTHLRDVVITPEMVGSVVAIYNGHQFNAVEIKGEMIGHYLGEFSMSYRPVLHGRPGVGATHSSRFIPIK, encoded by the coding sequence ATGGCGTCCAACATCACCGCTGAGCGCTACGAGCAGCTCAAGAAGGAGCGCACGTTCCACAAGTTCACGTACCGTGGGCTTGAGATCGACCCCCTGCTTGCgctgagcgaggaggagttcagggcgctggtgcacgcgcgtgcgcgccgcaacATGAACCGCCATGTGGACCGCCGCCCGCCcgtgctgctgaagcgccTGCGCGAGGCGAAGAAGCACGTGAAGGTTGGCGAGAAGCCGAAGGCTGTAAagacgcacctgcgcgacgTGGTGATCACACCGGAGATGGTGGGGTCCGTGGTGGCGATCTACAACGGCCACCAGTTCAACGCTGTGGAGATCAAGGGTGAGATGATCGGTCACTACCTCGGCGAGTTCTCGATGAGCTACCGCCCGGTGCTGCACGGTCGCCCTGGCGTGGGTGCCACGCACTCCTCCCGCTTCATCCCGATCAAGTAG